The Pigmentiphaga aceris DNA segment CATACAACATGGTATAGGTCGGGAAACGCGTCACGTAAAACGCGAAGCCCGCCTTCATCAACTCCAGCACGGCCGCCGCCGTGAAGCCCCCGGTGAGTGCGTCTCCCCACGGAATCTGCCGGTTCGGCACCACCACGAACAGCGCGGCAAACCCGAAGCCGGTCAACACCAGCGGCAGGAATGACAGCAGCACGCCGATCACTGGCGACACGTCGCCCACCAAACCCAGCGATTCGCGCGCCAGGAAGCCGGAGATCCACAGACTGGCGCCCAGCAACACCGGGCCAAGCGTCAGCGCTGCCCAATAGACCAGAATGCGCTGCGAGAACGGCCGGGCCTTGTGCACGTGCCAGATCTCGTTGAGCGCCTTGTCGATGGTCAGCATCAAGGACACCGAGGTGATGACCAGGAAAATACCGCCGATGGCGGTCAACCGAGATGCAGCCGATGCGAACTGGTTCAGATACCCCATGATGCTTTCGGCAATCGCCGGCGGCATCAGGCTGGTGACCAGGTATTGTTCCAGCGCCGTGCGGAATTGCTCGAACAGCGGAAAGGCCGTGAACAAGGCCAGGACCACCGCAAACAGCGGCACCAGCGATAACACCGTGGTGAAAGTCAGGCTGGCCGCCACCTGGGCAATCCGTTCCTCCGAGGCCCGCGCTGCGGCAAAGCCCAGCAACTGCACCACACGCCGGCCCCACGAGGTATGACGCAGCGCGCGCACGCGGGCCATCGGCGCAGTCGAAACGACGGCGGCAGGGGGAACAATGTCTGGAAGCGGGGACGGCGCCGGGGCAGCCCCTGATTCTTGAGGGGATTTCAGTGAAGAGGTCGCCATGACGAGGGATAATAGCAGCGACATGAACATTCTCATTCTCTACTACAGCCGTGGTGGTGCCACCCGCGAGCTGGCCGACGCAATCGCACTCGGCGTTGAACGTGTACCCGGTGCGGTTGCACGCCTGCGTACGGTGCCGCCCGTTTCACCGGTATGCGAAGCCACTGCGCCCGCCATCCCTGACGATGGCCCGCCCTATGTCGAGCTGTCCGACCTGGCCGACTGTGCAGCGCTGGCGCTGGGTTCGCCCACCCGCTTCGGCAACATGGCGGCACCGCTCAAGCATTTCATCGATGGCACGACCTCGGCCTGGCTCGCAGGTACGCTGACCGGCAAACCGGCTGCTGTCTTCACCTCTACCGGGTCGATGCACGGTGGCCAGGAAAGCACGCTGCTGTCCATGAGCCTGCCCCTGATGCACCACGGCATGCTGATGGTGGGTCTGCCCTATTCCGAGCCCGCGCTGATGTCCACCCAGACGGGTGGCACGCCTTATGGTGCATCTCGCGTGGTGGGGGTAGACGGTTCGCGCACACTCAGCGCAGACGAAAAACTGCTGGCCCAGGCGCTCGGTGCCCGGCTGGCGCGCACTGCGCAGGCACTGCAAGGGGTACGACCGTGAGCGAACCGGGGCAACAGGCAGACCGCGGCGCAGACGCCGCGTCGGGCAAGCAGCCCATCCCCATGCCCACCGCACCCGCTACCCTGGATGTACGCTTGCAACGCGGTGCCGCCGCGTCGCTGATCGCGCTGATCATCTTGTGTGTGCTGTGGGAAACGGTACTCTCTCCGTTGCGCCCGGGCGGCTCGTGGCTCGTCATCAAGGCCCTGCCGCTGTTCCTGCCCTTGCGTGGTGTGCTGCGCGGCAACTTGTACACCATGCAATGGGCGGCGATGATGATCCTGATCTATTTCACCGAGGGTGTGGTGCGCGCCACCAGCGACCCGGGTGGATTCTCGCCGTGGGCATGGGCTGAAGTTGCCCTGACCACCATTTTCTTCTGGTGCGCCGTGCTTTATGTACGGCCTGCCAAGCAGGCAGCCCGCCGCCGCAAGGCCGCGGCCTCGACACGCTAAACGTTCAAACGCTCAATCGGAAGCACTCATGGCACTGCTGGACGAACTCATCCACCTTCTTGGACCCGAACACGTTTTGACCGGCGCTGACGCAGCGCCGTGGCTGACTGACTGGCGCGGCCGTTATGTCGGCAGCGCCACCGCTGTCGTGCGCCCCGCCAACACCGAAGCCGTCGCCGAAGTCGTGAAAGCGTGCGCGCGCCACGGTGCGCCCGTGGTGCCGCTGGGCGGCAACACCGGCCTGGTCGGTGGCGGTACCCCCGACAACACCGGCACCGCCGTGGTCGTGTCGCTGCAACGCATGACGCAGATCCGCTCGCTCGACACCGACAACGACACCGTCACGGTCGAAGCCGGCTGCATTCTGCAAACACTGCAACAGGCCGCCCGCGACGCCAAGCGCCTGTTCCCGCTGAGCCTGGCCGCAGAAGGCAGCTGCACCATCGGCGGCAACCTGGCCAGCAATGCCGGCGGCACCCAGGTGCTGCGCTACGGCAACATGCGCGAACTCACGCTGGGCCTGGAAGTGGTCACGCCGGAAGGCGAAATCTGGCACGGCCTGCGTGGCCTGCGCAAAGACAACACCGGCTACGACCTGCGCGACCTGTACATCGGCAGCGAAGGCACGCTTGGCATCATCACCGCCGCCACGCTGCGCCTGTACCCGCAACCCGCCGCCAGTTGCACCGCACTGGTGGCGCTGGACTCGGTCTCTGAGGGCGTGACCCTGCTGTCGCAAGCGCGCCTGGGCTTCGGCCCGGCCCTGACCGGTTTCGAGCTGATGTCCGGTGAAAGCCTGGCACTGGTCACCCGCATCTACCCGCAACAAACCCTGCCGCTGCCCGCCTCGCCGTGGTTCGCGTTGCTGGAACTGTCGGACAGCGAAGGCCAGGAGCACGCCCGCGAGCGTTTCGAGACGGTGCTGGGTGCTGCGCTGGAATCTGGTCTGGCCAAGGATGCCGTAATTGCTGAAAGCATCGCGCAAAGCAAGGCGCTGTGGCATCTGCGCGAGAGCATTCCGCTGGCCCAGGCCGAGGAAGGCAAGAACATCAAGCACGATGTCTCGATCCCGATTTCGCGCATCCCCGAATTCGTCGAGACCACCGATGCCTTGCTGGCAGCCCGCTTCCCCGGCATCCGCCAGGTAATCTTCGGCCACCTGGGCGACGGCAACCTGCACTACAACGTGGCTCCGCCGCTGGGTGTCGACCCTGAAGTGTTCCTGCAAGAGCAAGATGACGTGTACCAGCTGGTGCACGACAGCGTGCACGCGCACAGCGGCTCGATCAGCGCCGAACACGGCGTGGGTCAATTGAAGCGTGACGAACTGCCGCGCTACAAGAGCCAGGTTGAACTGAACCTGATGCGCAAGATCAAAGACGCGCTGGACCCGAGCGGCATGATGAATCCGGGCAAGGTGCTGTAAGCATTGCTGGGCGTGTCTGCTTCGGAAGACACGTAAAAAAAGGCGACCTGCGGATTATCTGCAGGTCGCCTTTTTCGTTTCTGGCTTGGTGTGACCAGGCAAACAAGCGCCTATTCCTGCTCGGCAACATCCTTCACCAACGCACCCAACACATCTTCCACCGATACGGGCTCACCGGTCTCGGACACGCCCCACAAGCTGAAAACATTGCGAGCCAGCTGCTTGCACACATTGTTCAGCGTGGCCGGCAAACGATCGGGCACATCCGACTGCAACAGCAGCTTGCTGCTGGAAAACATGGGCACCGGCGGCAGAATGCGGTGACGATAATGCCCCATCAGACTATCGACAGCCTTGTCCGCGGCAGCGCGCGCATGGGCATTGGTCGGCCACTGGGACGGCAAGGCCCGGGCACGCGGAAAGCGCTCCAGATCGCTCATCACCGTGCGAATGTCTTCATGCGAATCACGGAACGGCAGCAGCACCAAGTCGGCAGGTTCCGCCAACATGCGATCGGTCGCAGGCCGATTGCCACCGCCATCCACCACACCGAACCAGTCCGGCACATTGCTGATGGTACGGATCACCTTGTTCAGATTGTCCGGGCTGCGCGCATCGAAAGGCAGATACGTGCGCGACTCCTTCGACAGCTTTTCGCGCGAAATGTCGGTCAGCACGCAGACCGCGCGTTTGCCCATCAGACCAATACCGTGCGCAATCATGTGCGACAGCGTCGTCTTGCCGGTGCCACCCTTATTACCGATGATACAAACGATCTGCGCCATGCCTTGCGTCACCCCGAATGATGCGTGGAATCCCGCTGAGTCTGACACTAGATCACCAAGCTCAAACACGGGAACAGGCAAGGACTATAGCCGCAACTCGACCATGGCCGCGACGCGCGTTGCATTCAGTGCTGATACGGTGTGATCGGGCAACGCTGGTGCGGCTGATGCTGGAATTGACAGACTGCCGGTCAGACCGACCAGCAGACTGACGATCAAGCTGCTCGTTTGTCCTGCGCGATCGATGCCCAGGCCCGATGGAACAAACCCGGATCGTTCGGCGCCAGCAGCTTCGGATCGGACATCATCTGACGCCAGCGCCGAGAGCCGCGCCGGCCCGTGCCGAAGCCCAGCATATGGCGAGCAATCGAGCGTACGGTGTCCCCGGCGGCCACGCGCTGCACGGCATACTCGGTCATTGCGTCAATGATCGCTTCGTCGCTCAGCACGGGTTCGCCCGGCCAGAAAAGCTGCGACAACTCGGCCAACACTTCCGGCCGGTGATACGCCTCACGGCCAATCATCACACCGTCCAGAATCGCAGTCTCGGGGGTAGTCGGCGGATTGTCCAAACCCAGCACACCCGCGATCTGCGCCACCTGCGACAAGCCGCCGTTCAGCACAATGTCGCAATCCGGGAAATCGCGCTTCAGCTGCGCCGCCACCTCGTAACGCAGCGGCGGAATCTCGCGATTCTCGCGCGGCGACAAACCTTTCAGAATGGCATTGCGCGCATGCACGATAAACGTCGTGCAACCAGCATCCCGCACCGTGCCCACGAAATCGCGCACAAAGCCATACTCCACCACCTTGTCGATGCCGATGCGATGCTTGACCGTCACCGGAATCGACACGGCATCCCGCATGGCCTTGACGCCATCGGCCACGGTATTGGGCTCTGCCATCAGACAGGCACCGAATGCGCCCTTCTGCACACGCTCCGACGGGCACCCGCAATTCAGGTTGACCTCGTCATACCCCCACTGCTCGCCCAGCTTCGCCGCCATGACCAGCGCTGGCGTCTCGCTACCGCCGATCTGTAGTGCGATCGGATGTTCGACTTCATCGAAATCCAGGTGGCGCGGATGTTCGCCGTGCTGAAGCGCACCGGTGGTGACCATCTCGGTGTACAGCAAGGCACGCGGCGCAAACAGGCGATGGAAGAAGCGGCAATGCCGGTCAGTCCAGTCCATCATCGGGGCGACGCTAAGCTGCCGCGACAAGGCGGCAGGCAATGAATGTTGTTGGTTTGTCATCATGTGGGCCGCAGTCAGGCGGCCGTTTTCCTGCGTATTGAACGTTCGCGCATCTCTGCGCTGCCAAGCCCGCAAGCGTGACAGCGGCAGACGGCATGCAAAACGGCGGGTAAGCACCGGATGCGGATCACCCGATAGCTTAACTCATGCCTGTATATGGCCTGGAACAGCGCTCACGTGAATGACCGCTCCGCCCGTCTTCCCAGCCGTCTTGGCAAACTGCGACCGGCCAAAGGAATTCGACAAACCCAATCGCTTGAACCGTGCACTACGCAGCCAATGCCTCGAATCATCCTGCGCCTATAGCACTTTCGAGGCTATGTGCCGCCAGACATTTTGCCTAGACTGGATGGCAGCATATTCACGCCCCCATGTGGAATCACGGTCCCAGCTGTGTTCACAGCGGCCAACAACTCCTGCCCATAAACACCATGTTCGAACACACAGAACACTTCGTCCGCCTGAGCGTGGAATGGCTTCGTCTTGGCGTTGAGGCACTCGGTGCGGTCGTCATCTTGTTTGGCCTGCTGGCCACGCTGCGGGTGTTGTTCAGAAAATTCACTGGCGACCAGGAAGTCGGCTTCGGCAAGGCACGCATCACCTTTGCGCGTTACCTGACCTTGGCACTTGAACTCCAATTGGCGGCCGACATTCTGTCGACATCGGTATCCCCAAGCTGGGACCAGATCGGCAAGCTGGCGGCGATTGCCGTGATCCGTACCGCGCTGAATTTCTTCCTCACGCAAGAAATGAAGGAAGAAGAACGAAATCCCGGCAAGACGATTCCCTGAACCGAAAGTCCGTCACGACCGTTTGGATTAATCCCAAAAACTGAACGAATAAACCACATCACCAAGCCACCCCCAGTAAGCGCCCCGAGTAAGCCACACTCAAACGCACTCCCCTTTTTTGCTCAAGCAATGAAGGGCGACATGGCTGTGCACCGGCACGCGCCATCTCTTCCAACAAACAAAACCCGCGTTATTGCTCGCTTCAGCGCCGATGAGCGCTGATCTTCGCTTGCTTGGCACGTCCTTTGCCAAGCCCAGGATTCGCGTTAAGCCATCCGGCTGGCGTAAGTCCTGGAGAAAACGATGAGAGCACTACGCTGGCACGGCAAGCACGATATTCGTTGCGACAACGTGCCCGACCCGAAGATCGAACATCCGCGCGATGCCATCATCAAGATGAGCGCTTGCGCAATCTGTGGTTCTGACCTGCACCTGTTCGACGGCTTCATGCCGGGCATGAAATCCGGCGACATCATGGGTCATGAGTTCATGGGTGAGGTTGTGGAGGTGGGCAAGCACAACAAGGCGCTGAAGGTAGGCGATCGCGTGGTCGTGCCGTTCACCATTACCTGCGGTGAATGCGATCAGTGCAAGCGCGGCAATTTCTCGGTCTGCGAGCGCAGCAACCGCAACAAGGACTTGGCGGCCAAGGCATTTGGACACACCACTGCAGGCCTGTTCGGCTATTCCCATTTGACGGGTGGTTATCCGGGCGGCCAGGCCGAATATGTGCGTGTGCCGTTTGCAGACAAGACGCACATCAAGATTCCCAATGGCCTGAGCGATGAGCAGGTGCTGTTCCTGGGCGACATTTTCCCCACGGGCTGGCAAGCCGCTGTGCAGTGCGATATCGAGCCGACTGACACGGTCTGCATCTGGGGTGCCGGCCCGGTCGGGCAGATGGCGATTCGCAGTGCGGTATTGCTGGGGGCCAAGCAGGTGATTGTGATCGACCGTGTGCCTGAACGCCTGAGCATGGCTGTTGCAGGCGGTGCGATCCCGATCAATTTCGACAATGAAAGTGTGATTGATCGCTTGATGGAACTGACGCAGGGCAAGGGGCCTGAGAAGTGCATCGACGCAGTGGGCATGGAATCGCATGCAACCGGCACGGTCGATGCCATGTATGACCGCGTGAAGCAGGCCGTGATGCTGGAAAGCGATCGGCCGCATGTGCTGCGCGAAATGATCTATGTGTGCCGGCCGGCGGGGACGCTGTCGGTACCTGGCGTGTACGGCGGCCTGATCGACAAGATTCCTTTCGGTGCGGCAATGAACAAGGGCCTGACCTGGCGCATGGGGCAGACGCACGTGAACCGTTGGAGCGAGGACTTGCTGCGCCGGATTCAGGAAGGTCAGATCGACCCATCTTTTGTGATCACCCACACCGTATCGATGGAGGAAGGTCCGGGCATGTACAAAACCTTCCGCGACAAGCACGACGGCTGCATCAAAGTCGTCATCAAACCCTAGGAGGCCATGATGCATACGCGTGATTCACAACACAGATCGACAAACCGGCCTCGTAACCCGCCGCCTGCAACAACGAAGATTGCGCGTGGCCTGGGCTGGTTCAGCATTGCGCTGGGCGTGGCCGAGATCGTGATGCCACGCACCGTGGCACGGCTGTGCGGCATGCAGGAAAACGAGCGGCTGGTGCAGGCATATGGTCTTCGTGAGATTGCTGTGGGCATCGGCATTCTGTGTGCACGCGACCCGCGCCCATGGTTGTGGGCACGGGTGGCGGGCGATGCACTGGATGCCGGCACCTTGGTCACGCAGGTGGATTCGCGCGACAAACAGGCGGTACAGCGCGGTGATGTCGCCTTGGCCAGCGTGGCTGCGATCACAGCGCTTGACGTATACACCGCGCAAACCTGGAAGCCCTTGTCGGTTGACCAACAATCGGCCTACGACTACAGCGGCCGTGTAGGCATGCCGCAGTCACCTGACCGGATGCGCGGCTTGGCAAGACGCGACTTCAAGGTGCCGCGTGACATGCGTACGCCCGAGGCCTTGCGTCCGTGGCCCACGGCACCGCAGCCAGGCTCGACCCAGCCCGATGCTGGCCCGTTGACCATTGCTTGAGGATTGGCGCGACTGAAGCCTGAATGTTGACGCGCGGGCTTGCAATCGAGTTCGCACACCGTGCGGTCAACCGCCCCACCCCACACCCGGAGCACCCTTATGTCCTTAAGTGCGGCCCTTGCCCGCTACAAGCGCATCGCCGAATTTGCCGCCTCACGTGTCGGCGATTACACAGAGCTATGCGCGCTGGAGCTGGCGACCTACCGAAACGCGCTGGTGTCGATGATCTCGGCCTATGTCGCCATGATTTTCTGCGCGATCTTTGCGCTCGGCTTTTTCTCACTGGCAGTACTGGTGTCATTCTGGGACAGCGACTATCGGGTGATTGCCGCATGGAGCATTTTTGCCGCATGGCTGGTGCTCGCAGTGCTTGCATTCGTGATCGCGCGCAAGAGCGCCCCCGATGCCGCCCCGCAATCGATATTGAGCCAGCAGATCAAACTCGACCTCGACACTATCAAGGGAAATTATGAATACGACGACCGCATCGATTCGACGCGATAGCCTGTTGATCCGTATGGCAATGGATCGCCAGCACTTGGCCACGGCCCTGGCGCGCACGCCCCGGCTTACGACCGCGAGTTTTGTTGATCCCGCCACGCGAGATTGGCTGATGACGGCAGCGTTGTGGGGCTTGAGCGCGCTGAAGCTGCCCGCTTTTGTGAAGGTGCCCTTGCGCAGCGCGGCCTCGATTTCCTTGCGAAATCGTGTGGCAGCGTTGATGAACTCAGGGCCGCGCGCCTAGCTTGGAAGGCGGGACTTGCGAACCCGCCACCAACTGCGCAACCAGTTCACCCACATACGCGGGCAACTCATCAAGCTGACGCATGCACACCACCAGTTTGCGCGCCGCCCACGGGTCGGACAAGGCAATGCGCCGGATCTTCATGGTCTTGGCGCATCGTATTGCAGCAGCTTCGGGCACGATGCCAATGCCGATACCCAGTTCGACCATGCGACATAGCGCGTCGAAATTGCGCAGTCGCACCCGGTAGTGAAACTGCCGGCCATCACGTCGTGCGTGTGCGGCCAAGTGCGCTTGCAGTGCACTGCCTTCCACCAGACCGACGAAGTCGAAGTCGATCAGCTCGGCAAGCGCTACGCTTCGACGCCCTGCCAGCACGTGTGAACGGGGCACGACCAGCGTCAACCGGTCGGGCCTGAACGGCAGCGTTTGCAGTCCGCTCAGATCGACACTGTCTGCCACGATGCCCAGATCGCAGGTACGCATGCGCACGGCATCCACGATGTCCTGACTGCTTCGCTCTTCGAACTCGATAGAAATGCGCGGGTGTGCCGCCAGGAAACCTTCGATTGCAGCAGGCACGTGTTCGCTCAGTGCGGCGGTATTGCACAAGATCCGCACATGGCCTTTCAGGCCCCTGCCATACTCGCCCAGGTCATCACGCATCCGCTCCATTTGCGACAGCACGGTACGGGCATGGTGCAGCAAGGTATGGCCTGGCGCGGTCAGTTGCACACCTTGTTTGGCACGTGTCATCAGCGGCATGCCCAGCATGTCCTCCATGGCGCGTACGCGCGCACTTGCCGATGCCAAGCTCATGTGTGAACGACTTGCGCCGCTGGTAATGGTGCCGGCTTCGGCAATGTGCAGGATCAGCTTCAGATCGGTCAGGTCGAAACGCATCCTGCAACCGTAGCACGGGCGAGTAGTTGAATCATCATTCATCCTCAGCCCAGGACTGAGGATGGATCTGCCAATCGCAGCTGTTCAGCCGCCCTGGCACTCGCCAGAATGCCGGCATGGACACCGCTACCCTCTTACTCGCCGCCTTGGTCTTTCTGCTTGCTGGCACCGTCAAAGGTGTCGTGGGCCTGGGCCTGCCCACCATTGCGATGGGGCTTCTCGCGCTGGGCATGCCGCCAGCCACTGCGGCTGCCCTGCTGCTGGTGCCGTCTTTCGTGACCAACGTTTGGCAGATCGCGCCGTTCAAAGGGATTGGTGTCCTGTTGCGCAGGCTTGCCCCGCTGCTGATCGCGGCCAGTGTCGGCACGATTGCCGGGGGACTGGTATTCGGTGCACCGGCTGGCACCTGGGCCTCGCTTGCGCTTGGCATCACCTTGGTTTTGTACGCCGTCTGGGGGTTGGCTGGCCGCCAGTTTCGCGTTGCCGAAAAACATGAAGCTTGGACAGGTGTATTAGTGGGCTTGGTCACGGGCGTAGTGACTGCCGCCACCGGCGTATTCGTGGTGCCCGCCGTGCCCTACCTGCAGGCGCTTGGCCTGTCGAAGAACACCTTGATTCAGGCAATGGGTATTTCGTTCACGGTCTCCACGCTTGCGCTAGCAGCAATGTTGAGCGGCACCGGCAGCCTGAGCTTGCCAACGATCCTGTCTTCACTGCTGATGCTGTTGCCTGCGTTGCTGGGCGTGGAAATCGGCAAGCGTATTCGCCATCGCATGTCGCCTGCCACCTTCCGGCTGTGTTTCCTGCTCGGCCTGGCTGCACTGGGTAGCTACATGGTGTATCGGGCGATGGGATGACGCCTTTCAGCAAAAAAAAGCGGCCCGCAGGCCGCTCCGTACATCGCATCGACGTTCACAGGCGGTGTCGTCCGCCAAGCCGGGTCAACAGATAGATGCCGTACACCGCGGACAGCCCGACCAGCAGGTAAACGGCGCGGCTCAACCCGCTGTCGGGACCGAACAGGCTGGCCACCAGGTCGATCCGGAAGGCACCAACCAGCCCCCAGTTCAGGCCTCCAACGATCATCAGGATCAACGCGATCCAACCGGCAACCGAAATGGGAGCAACATCAGCGCGCATACTGCCGGGGTGTGTGGAATCAATAGGCATGGATAGTTCCTCTGCAAGTTGTACCGGGCAGATGCGCCGGTGCATTCACCTGCGCAGACACCATGCCTGCCATGCATCGCCACATCAGTTCTGACTAACACCTGAATTTCGGTACATTCTTCCCGAGTTTCACCGCCCTGCTGGTGCGTGGCGATGCATAACTTGCCTCACACGAGTTTGCCTGCGCTGATGCCTCCGGACTTATTCCACCGTCACCTCAATGCGCCGTGGCTGCGCATGTGCGGCCTTCGGGATGCGCACCTCAAGCACACCTTGCACGAAAGTCGCGGCAATCTGGGATGGGTCAAGCTCTTTGCTGAGCGTGAAGCTGCGGCGATAGCGCGGCAATTGCACTTCGGCATGCCCGGCTTGCAGGCCTTGGGCGGCGGGCAATGACACCTCGCTTTCGATGGTCAGCGTATCGCTGTCGATGCGCAGATGCAGGTGCTCTTTGTTCACGCCCGGCATGTCGGCCACCAGCAAGATGCCATTGCCATCTTCCACGACATCGACCGGCGGCAGCAGCGCGGGTTCACGCTCCTTGGCTGCACGGTCTTGCTGCGGGGCACGTTCGACGGTCTGGGTGTTGTTGTCCACGCGGTTGTCCATGCGGTTGTCCATATGCTTGTCCATGACGATTCTCCGGATTACTGAATGGCGATGCGACGCGGTTGTGCTGACTCACGGCGCTTGATGCTGATGTGCAGCACGCCATCGCGATATTTCGCGGTGACGGCGGTCGGATCGATATCGTCGGGCAGGCTGATTACACGGCGGAAGCGGCCGGTGAAACGCTCGTTGATGTGGACCGAGCGTTTCTCGTCGCTCTCGGCGGGTTTGGTTTCACGTTGACCAGACACGGTCAGCACGCCACGGTCGAGGTTGACTTCGACCTGGGCCGGGTCAATGCCGGGTGCAAAGGCGTAGATCTCAACGGAATTCGGCGTGCCACCCACATTGATGGCGGGGAAGCCGCCACGGCCCAGGCCGCGGATGCTGGGGTACTGCTCGACGCTTTGCTGGATCTCGCGTTGCAGGCGATCGACTTCGGCAAACAGGTCTCGCGGGAACAAGGTTCGGTACATGACAAATGCTCCTGAATGAAGGTGCTGTGCACACCGGACACCGACGATTGGATGTCGAACGTCAGTCCGGAATTGCCTCGCATGTCAGCCAAATTGGTGCCCTTGATAGCTTTTCAATAGCCTTGAATCGGGTCGTCTCATCCCCATGTTTTCTGCATCAACCGGGGCGTCTGCACCACGACGACTGCTGGAGGCACAACTATGGAATTCAAGGATCACTACGAAATTTTAGGTGTGTCGCACGATGCGACGACAGCGCAGATCAAGCAGGCTTTTCGCCGCCTGGCGCGCAAATATCATCCCGACGTCAGCCAGGAAAAAGACGCGGCGCAACGCATGAGCGAGATCAACGAAGCCAACGCGGTCTTGTCAGATCCGGTGCGCCGGGCGGCCTATGACGAAATAGCGTGGCATCGCCATGCAGGGGCTCGCTGGGATGGCGGTGTTG contains these protein-coding regions:
- a CDS encoding sulfite exporter TauE/SafE family protein, with the protein product MDTATLLLAALVFLLAGTVKGVVGLGLPTIAMGLLALGMPPATAAALLLVPSFVTNVWQIAPFKGIGVLLRRLAPLLIAASVGTIAGGLVFGAPAGTWASLALGITLVLYAVWGLAGRQFRVAEKHEAWTGVLVGLVTGVVTAATGVFVVPAVPYLQALGLSKNTLIQAMGISFTVSTLALAAMLSGTGSLSLPTILSSLLMLLPALLGVEIGKRIRHRMSPATFRLCFLLGLAALGSYMVYRAMG
- a CDS encoding DUF378 domain-containing protein, giving the protein MPIDSTHPGSMRADVAPISVAGWIALILMIVGGLNWGLVGAFRIDLVASLFGPDSGLSRAVYLLVGLSAVYGIYLLTRLGGRHRL
- a CDS encoding Hsp20/alpha crystallin family protein gives rise to the protein MDKHMDNRMDNRVDNNTQTVERAPQQDRAAKEREPALLPPVDVVEDGNGILLVADMPGVNKEHLHLRIDSDTLTIESEVSLPAAQGLQAGHAEVQLPRYRRSFTLSKELDPSQIAATFVQGVLEVRIPKAAHAQPRRIEVTVE
- a CDS encoding Hsp20/alpha crystallin family protein produces the protein MYRTLFPRDLFAEVDRLQREIQQSVEQYPSIRGLGRGGFPAINVGGTPNSVEIYAFAPGIDPAQVEVNLDRGVLTVSGQRETKPAESDEKRSVHINERFTGRFRRVISLPDDIDPTAVTAKYRDGVLHISIKRRESAQPRRIAIQ